CCAAGCCAGCCCTAGTTGGCCATCGAGGAGCACCCATGGTGAGTGACCAGCACACTGGCAGTGCTCAGGGTAGATGGGGCAGGCTGCTCCACTAGGAAAAGCCAGATCCTTGTGGCCACAAGTCTGGACAAGCTCTGGCCAGCCCAGAATAGTGTTatccccacagcagccagggcagctcaggcttGGAGGCTGGGTGAGCACAGGGTGAGGAGgggatgcagcagctgcaggacagagctgcttcCTAAGCACTACTGGACCAGGCGCAGGCAACTCCCAGCAGAAAGCCTGGCTGTGTGGTgtgggctggggagcagggacgAGGCAGGCTCTGGCTGTCTATCCCCAGTCCttttccacccccccccccaccatgTCCAGGTCACCCCAGGCTCATTGTGGTTGCCCTAGAGCCAAGCCAACCATTGTGGTTGCCAGGTCACCCCAGGCTCATTGTGGTTGCCCTAGAGCCAAGCCGACCTGCTGGTGCATCCAGGCAGGATGAGTGCCCCCTGCCCCATCCTGCCCGTGCTCTCTGCACTAACACCGTTCCTTTTTCCAGCTGGCCCCTGAGAACACCCTCATGTCACTGCACAAGGCAGTGGACTGTGATGTGCAAGTCTTTGAGACAGACGTCATGGTGAGGTAAAGGGGCTCAGAGGGTGGAAGGGGTCTGTGTCTCCTGGGATGTCATCTCCCACAGGGGGCATTCTGGAAGACACCTGGAGGACTGATACAGCCTGCATTTGGAGACAGCCCTGTTCAAAGGGCTCTGCCACTCCCTCCTTCCCAGTATGGGACAGGCTCCAGCTTGGTGTCCCAATGATCTGGGAGAGGTACTGGGTTTCTGTCCTCCCCATGCAGATTGCCTTTTGGGAAGGGAGGCTTCATCAGGGGAGGGGTACTGCTTGGAAAACAGACCCTGGCTCCAGTTCATCTCATGTAATCCTGTTATTGGGACAGCTGTTTCCGAGAGCAAGGAACTATTTGGTTGGTGGCTTGGTCTCTAGGTGCACATTTTTGTGTAAAGGGCCACGAGTAGAATAAGGATGAGGGTTACTCTGGCAGGTGGCTGGGAGGGGGTAGAAATGCTAAGGCAGGGATAGGAGACAAACAGCTTGCAACATATGGCTTTCCTCTGTGTTCTTTTGCCAGTGCTGATGGGGTGCCATTCCTCATGCATGACGAGGAACTCACCAGGACCACCAACGTGCAGGCTGTGTTCCCTGAGAGGGCTGCCCTGAACAGCACTGCCTTCAACTGGACAGACCTCCAGCGGCTGGATGCTGGCAGCTGGTTTCTGGAGGTCAGGAATGTCCTTAGGGTGGCTGGTGAGGAATGGGTGCATTTTTGGGTGAAGCATTagccctgccctgggactcCAGAATCTTTCCTGGTCCTAGCAGACACCTGGACAGGGTGCAGAAGCCTGCACAAATCCCTTGGGTGCAGTTATGCCCCAAGCTGCGGTTTGTTCTGACTCCTCAGCTGAGTCATGGAGGAGGCTGCTTTGAGAGGGGATGTCTCATATTTGCTCTGAGCtgcacagcctgcctgggctTGAAGGCAGCTGTGGCCAGACTCTTCCCAAAAGGTGACTAActactgctgagcagctttGAATGCCCACAGGTGTTGGGGCTGCTTGAACTCTGTTGTTAGTGGGGAGAAGGGTACAGGGTGCCCCTGGATGTGCGTAGGGAGGTTCCCTGTGCCTGTCTGCACTGGAGAGCACATGGAGAGGCTCGTGTCGGAAACTGAGAATCAGAGACTGGGAGTCTCCCAGGCACCAGTTTGGGATGTGGAAGCTGACAGGTGGTCTGCCTGTGATGACTGCCCCCCTCTCACCCTTGCAGCGGAGGCCATTTCCCACTGTACAGAGTCTTTCTCCTGGTGATCGCAAGGAGGCAGCTGAACAGAggatcccatccctggagcaggCTCTCGAGGCAGCCAAGCAGAGCAACATCTCCATCATGTTTGACCTTCGGCCTGAGAACCACAGTGACTACCAGAACTTTGTCAATGTCACCCTAGGAGTGATTTTACAGTCAGGCATCCCGCTGCAGCAGGTGAGCTGGTCACcaccccacccctgccaggCCTTGCTGTCACACCCTTGCTGTTGTGGGAGGTGCCCTGCCAGCCACACTCACCATCCCTGACACCCACCCCATACACCCCGTCCCCATACATGATCCCTgctgggcagccctgcaggggtTTCCTAGCTGGGAGAAGTTGCCAATAATTAGGGTTTAATGCCTATGGCTTCAGACCCCTCCAAACACTTCAGACCCCTCCAAATCCTTTGGTTTCCCAGCACTGGCCACCCTGGTGTGTAAGCAATGACTCAGGCTGGGGAGGAGACCAGCGCTGCCAGCAAGAGCAGGAATACAATGCTGAGGCTTTCACCTCCCCACACTCTACCAcacctctccctgcagctcttggACTCCTGCTGAACCTTCCTGTGTTCCCTTTATGCTTCATCCaatccctgcagcacaggataTGTGCTGCCCTCAGGGGACAAATCAGCACTCAAATCACGTTTCTTGGCCTTTTGGGaatgcagagcaggaggggacaTAGAAACGACTTCTACTATAGTGGTGATCCAAGGTGCATtcttgctgcagagctggggataAATGGATTCACTTCTTGAGCCATTCAAGGACCCAAAAAGGACTTAACTGTTGCAGATTTCCTAAGCTGGAACTGCTTTCTCCCTTCAGTGGGACCTCTGCTTATTTCCTGGCTGGGGCAAGCTCTTAGGAGACTGTCCTGGCTGAGATCCTCATGGAAAAGCTGAATGTGGAGACCGGGGGGCAGGAAGCAGCTGTCTAAGCAGGGCCTGAACCTGTGAGGGAATACTGGAAGAGAGCAAACTctctggagcacctctcctctgcacacgctctCTGGCTCTCGCCTAGGTCCTCTGGCTTCCAGATGGGTTCAGGGAAGATGTCAAACAGCAGGCCCCAGGTGTCCAGCATGTCTATGGCCGGAAGAGATTTGAGAATGAAAAGGAGCCAGTACTGCACGTCAATCTGCCCTACCAGGACATGAGCTCTGAGGAGATCAGGTGAAAATGCTTTGTCCAAGTACCAGGGAGCTGTGAGGGTCTCAGGACTGTCCCAGGGGCCAGCAGAGGTGAGGGTGTTGAGTACTGGCATGCttctgggaagagctgggagtgTGCCTTGTGAACAAGTGTCCCTgtcaggcagggctggtgcagaggatgcagctggctgcagtcctctgccctgccagcaaATCTGCCCTCAGTCTGGATCTCCAGACAGTTGCTCCGTGTGGCTGCAGATGCTGGATCATATCCCAGATATACAGCCCCCTTTGGCTGTGCAGAGTGTGGTGCACCCTGCTGTCTGCTACTCTGATCACGGCTGTCCCCGCGCAGGCACTACCGCCAGGACAACATCTCTGTCAACTTGTACGTGGTGAACCAGCCCTGGCTCTTCTCCGTGCTGTGGTGTTCAGGGGTGAGCTCTGTCACCACCAATGCCTGCCAGGTGCTGAAGGAGATGAAACACCCCATCTGGCTGCTGGTAAGTGATCCCTCCATCCTTcaccctgcccacagccctgtgtCCTAGACACTTGTGGgtccctttctgcagcagccctgtgcagcTGCCTGGAGGGTGACTTCTGCTCACTGCTGTACTGGCATGGGAGCACGCGACCCTGCAGAAGGAACTGGtggcacagcaggcagggctgtgccgTGGTGCACCACCCCTAGCTGGCGTTCAATGGCTCGTCTCGTTGCCTTGCAGCCCAACAGCACATACTTCATGATCTGGATCGTTGTAgactgcttttccttccttatcATCATCTGGGCCTTTGTCTTGATGAAGTAGGTCTgacccctttccccctcccgAGGCAGGTCTCTTGGGGGAGGTTGTAGTGTGCCCTGGGTGGCTGATGCAGACCCAAACCTGCTGCCACTCCTCTCTGGACTCAGATCCTGGGGGGGGGTCCTCTCCTCTCTGGCTAAGTAAGACAGAAGTGTGTGGGGGCAACTTTCATATCCAAGCTGCAGCTAAAAGTCTGCCCTGACCCTGCCTCAAGCTGCTGGATGCCTTAGTTCACACTTGCTAACCCACTCTGCACCCCAGGGCTTGTGGGTTGAAGCTGGGGGATCCTGGTCCTGCTCCttttttccagtgctgcagGCACTGAGAGCAGTTCCCTCTGGGACTGTGGGGCCCCACAGCctccagctggcagctcaggGGAGGGAATGGTGAGACCAGATTTGCATGCTAACATCGATCCTATTCCATCTCCTAGGAAATGTTCCCACAGAAGACGGCCAGCGGGTGAGTGCGCATGGAAGGGGAGCTTCCCTCCCTcggagccaggctctgcctctGGGACTCTCCCTGACAGGCAGGCAGCTTTCTCCAGCCGAACGTGATGGAGGGGTTTGGGACggctgggggagggaagggaatcccagcccagggagttcctcctgtcctgccctTAACAAGCAGCCCTGTGAGACAGCACTAGGGAATCCCACATTTCCCGAATATCctcaaagctgcttttcaggCTACTTTGCCTGTCGATGCGGGATGGTGGCTGCCCACAATGACTggtttcttctctgtctcctcagAGTCTGAGACAGATGTGCTGCTCACAAAGATCAACAGCTTGATGCAAGAGTGACGCCTGTGTCAGCTGTGGGGAAGGGCAGCcagagccctgcacagctcaagCAGGGAGCACTCCTCAGGCCAGCTTCAAGGCTCCTTTCCTTCGAGCCTCACTTCTACCGTGGCCTTCCTGCTTCCTTTCACGGTGCACAGCTGCCCTCATCAGAAAAGACTTGGAACTGAGTTCTCATTGCCCACTGGCAGCGAGGAACTAAAGCTTTGCAGGGGTGGCCTAGGGGCAGAATATTTATCCAGCGGTGCTGGAGCTGAGACCTCTCCCTTGAGGTTTGGACAGGAGCGGGGATTTGGGTCACTGTTTGGTGCAGGGGAAAGGCTGTCTCTGCCTGttgtcagcagctctgcagccagggatgggacaccTGGTTTAAGGGCTGTTCCCCTGGGGGCTGCCCTGTCCCATGGCTTGAGGAATAGGAAGGGAATAGGGGTAGGGGTGTGGAGTGGCTTTTCAAAAGACAAAGGGAATGCTGAGCTCTTCACCCTCTCATCCCGGACACAAATCCTGCTGGCTTCATCTTCACAGGACAGGGTCCTGGCACTCCACGCAGCAGTTAATGCCCATTGCTCGGGGAAGAAAAGGATCAGGGCTGGGGGTGGTGGGTGTCAGGGGCTGGCAGGACCGTGCTCacgctcctgctgctgctccagggcagcagagggagcGGTGGGACTCAGCAGGGCCTTGAACAGGGAGAGGGGTATCGTGTCAGTTTGACTTGTTGCTGTCTATTTATGTCAATAAAACAGAGGAGCGGCAGACAGATCGCGAAGGGGTGCGGCGGGCACGCCTGCGTCCTCCCTTCCGCACCTTTCCCTGCCGGCGGCGCTGCCGGCCCGGAGAAGGAGCCGGCGCAGCCCGCACGGTACCGGCCCGGGGCGAGCTCGCTCCGCGGCGCCTCCGTGCCACCCGCTGCCGGCGCGGGGAACCGGGCGGGCGGCCGGGCCCTCCGCCGCGGGCAGGGAGgcgaggccgggccgggcgcggctCCCGGGGCGCGGGCCGAGCCCGCCCGCGGCCCGGCGGGCtccgagcggcggcggcggcggcggggcgctCCCGGAGGCGGTGCCGGCGGCCGGGGGGCGGCTcccgggcggggcgcggcgggcggcggctcGGCCGCTcgcgggcgggcgcggagcggagcggccgTCGGGCACGGCGGAGCGATGATCCGCCGGGAAGGTAAGGAACGCGCTACCCGGCCCCGCTCGCCGCGCCGGGGCACCGCGGCCCCGCGCTCAACAAGTGTCTGCCCCGCTGGGAGCGCGCCCGGCGCTCCGCGCTCCGGCCGGGCACCTCCCGCCCTCGCTCCGCACCACGGGCGGCCCTGCGACCCAGGGGTTGATCCCCGAGGACTGGGCGCTCTCGCTCCACGCCCTCCTCGGCCTGTGGACGCGTTGTGCTGCCGTGTACTCAGAGTGGGTGgccgggggatgctctgcttGCAGATCCCGTGCGTGCTGCGGGGAGGAGAGCGGCCACGGGGGGGGTTTAGGTTCTGCGAGAGGGGATTTTCTGTGCGTGGGACTTGCACGCACCTTGAAGCACGTGGAGATGGGCCCTGGACACCGTGTGCTGTTTCTTGGGAGCTGTAGGAAGGGCCCTTCCTGCCACGCTGGGAGCACAGCACTTCCCCAGCTCGGGAGCCCGCagtcccctgctccagctggttGTCCCCGGTACGAgtggccagcagcacaggggtcAGCGCGGTGCCTGCCGCTCTTGCTGCGCAGCCTGCGCACTGGGAAGTTTACCAGGTTCGCAGTCTTTGTGTCCTGGTGTGGTggccccagctctcccatctGCTTCTTTAGTTCTGCTGATAAGGTCAGGAATGACCAGGCAGTGACATCTCCGCCCTGCTCGTGGTATGCCGGGCAGTGTCTGAAGCCACTGTTTTACCTTGCAGAAAAGGGAGCTCTTAGTAATAGCACAAGGCTAGGATTGCCATAAAGCAATCAGGCAagtccctgcttttcctggaacAAGTGTGGAGCCCAGCTCCGAGTCAGAGCTGTTCACGCTTCCCCAGACTCCTTTCCCTGTTCTGGTCCCACGATGAGTCAGTGTGGGCCGGTGACACAGGCAGGAGGacccccttttcctttcagccGAGGAGAAGCTAGAAGGCTGGGCGAGTTGGGACACCAGGTGGCACGTACCCAAGCAGACACAGGCCCCCTTGTTTGATGACCTGAATTCTCAAGAGCCCTCTGATGAGCAGGGTCATCCTTTCTGCATGAGTTCCTGGCTTAAAAGATGAGTCTCCAGCAGTGGTGGGACAGCTTCCCTGCCTTCTCACACAGACACTCTTTGTCTGCAGTCTGCCTGGCTGACAAAGGGAAGTATCCACTGATGGGGCAGAGATGGTCTGAAGGTCCACAGGAGCTCACCACCTGCCTGAGGTATGGGTCACATCTGAGGTCGAGGCTGcactggcagctctggctgtcTGCCCGGAGAAATGTGGTGGTGTCCAGACAGGGAGATCACAGCTCCACTACTTTAGGTCCAGGGTTCTCTCATAGCTATGTCTAGCCCAGTCATTAACCAAAATGTTGCTTCATGGCAACTTCCATTTCTCCTCCTCACCAGCATCCCCTCTGACTCCAAGGCATCGTATTCCTTTCCCATTTGTCTCCTGCTGACCCACAGCTGCTTGCTGCTTTGAGCAATTCTTATGCTTCACCCTGTAGAAACCCAAGTTTTGCCACTCCTGTAGCTAAGCTGTTTGCAGTACGTGAATGGGCCTACgctcagctttgctgcagcCATCTGGCCCTATGTGGGaggctgctgttcctgcaggagTATTCATAGCCCTGTGCCACCAGAATGTGTCCAGCTCCTGAATGGCTTCTGTGTCTGGGAGGTGGCAGAGGTGTTCAGGCTGCCCAGTGTCACAGGGTTCAGAGTTGAGTCAATCTGATTTTAGCCCCTGATTTTCAGGGTTGGTGGCAGAACTACCTTTCCTTCAGTCCCTGCTCGGGTCTCTGCAGTCGGCCCTCAGTGGCTCTCAGCGGGGTTAGCTTTCCCAGGTGTGCGTAAGGAAGGCTGCTTTTGTGGCTgtcagacttttaaaaatccagacTGGAAGGCAGCTTGAGGCATAATTCCAGGCTGCACTCGAGCCTTCCCTTAGCATCCTACAATGTTAATGCCTTGTTACTCCTGTGTCATCTCTGCAGACACTGAACGGGCAGTGGAAATTCTGACCAGATACCAAAGCACCCTGCAGTCCCCGGAGGAGCAGGAGTTAAAAGCTTCCATTGGAAAAGTTTCGCACATCTTCCAAAGTGAACtcttccaggctctgctgggtaAGCCCCTGCCTTGCAGCCCCTTGCAGTCCTTGCAACCTCGTGTTTAGTGGGATTTCCCGGGAGCCTGATCCCATGCCGGTGCCTGGCAGGGACCAGTGCGTTCTGTGGAAACACATGGCATGTAAtgccagggagctgggctgtctTTCCCCTCCAGGGCTTAGGCAGGAGATACCAGGGCTGCAATCACTGGGTGTTTGTAGAGAACAGCATTCCTCAGTCTGATTGAGGGCAAGGGGTAACACCTTCTTGATCAGGCCGTGCCTGATCTATCCAGCACCTGCTAAGggatcctgccctgctgcaaGCACTGTCTATACAGTGcacccaggtgtgtccaggaAGGACAACtaaatttttctgtctttaagaGAGAACCCACATGTACCCAAGCTCCTTTGGGGAATTCTGTCCTTTCTTGTGCTTAGACCCACCAGCACTTGTGCAAAACACA
The sequence above is a segment of the Vidua chalybeata isolate OUT-0048 chromosome 14, bVidCha1 merged haplotype, whole genome shotgun sequence genome. Coding sequences within it:
- the GDPD2 gene encoding glycerophosphoinositol inositolphosphodiesterase GDPD2 isoform X2, coding for MADPPGCCSTCATCLLCPYSCQWITAKKEKRKGLRTTKYDCSWFLFLFCVFLFTLVWLYFAIIILNDFHNFSEFIFRQRKLWLDWSLVLLIPTAVLVSYSSVLLVLALCLQLCGQPLKLHWVHKILLILTVLVVAAAFTGLGIKWAEEWKSAHISLQATGPFLHLGAVGGMTLLAWPLASFIYRTRSTGLRVFLLLVYCAAMLALYLAPLGITSPCIMEENQLPPKPALVGHRGAPMLAPENTLMSLHKAVDCDVQVFETDVMVSADGVPFLMHDEELTRTTNVQAVFPERAALNSTAFNWTDLQRLDAGSWFLERRPFPTVQSLSPGDRKEAAEQRIPSLEQALEAAKQSNISIMFDLRPENHSDYQNFVNVTLGVILQSGIPLQQVLWLPDGFREDVKQQAPGVQHVYGRKRFENEKEPVLHVNLPYQDMSSEEIRHYRQDNISVNLYVVNQPWLFSVLWCSGVSSVTTNACQVLKEMKHPIWLLPNSTYFMIWIVVDCFSFLIIIWAFVLMKKCSHRRRPAESETDVLLTKINSLMQE
- the GDPD2 gene encoding glycerophosphoinositol inositolphosphodiesterase GDPD2 isoform X1 gives rise to the protein MADPPGCCSTCATCLLCPYSCQWITAKKEKRKGLRTTKYDCSWFLFLFCVFLFTLVWLYFAIIILNDFHNFSEFIFRQRKLWLDWSLVLLIPTAVLVSYSSVLLVLALCLQLCGQPLKLHWVHKILLILTVLVVAAAFTGLGIKWAEEWKSAHISLQATGPFLHLGAVGGMTLLAWPLASFIYRTRSTGLRVFLLLVYCAAMLALYLAPLGITSPCIMEENQLPPKPALVGHRGAPMLAPENTLMSLHKAVDCDVQVFETDVMVSADGVPFLMHDEELTRTTNVQAVFPERAALNSTAFNWTDLQRLDAGSWFLERRPFPTVQSLSPGDRKEAAEQRIPSLEQALEAAKQSNISIMFDLRPENHSDYQNFVNVTLGVILQSGIPLQQVLWLPDGFREDVKQQAPGVQHVYGRKRFENEKEPVLHVNLPYQDMSSEEIRHYRQDNISVNLYVVNQPWLFSVLWCSGVSSVTTNACQVLKEMKHPIWLLPNSTYFMIWIVVDCFSFLIIIWAFVLMKKCSHRRRPAGECAWKGSFPPSEPGSASGTLPDRV
- the GDPD2 gene encoding glycerophosphoinositol inositolphosphodiesterase GDPD2 isoform X3: MADPPGCCSTCATCLLCPYSCQWITAKKEKRKGLRTTKYDCSWFLFLFCVFLFTLVWLYFAIIILNDFHNFSEFIFRQRKLWLDWSLVLLIPTAVLVSYSSVLLILLILTVLVVAAAFTGLGIKWAEEWKSAHISLQATGPFLHLGAVGGMTLLAWPLASFIYRTRSTGLRVFLLLVYCAAMLALYLAPLGITSPCIMEENQLPPKPALVGHRGAPMLAPENTLMSLHKAVDCDVQVFETDVMVSADGVPFLMHDEELTRTTNVQAVFPERAALNSTAFNWTDLQRLDAGSWFLERRPFPTVQSLSPGDRKEAAEQRIPSLEQALEAAKQSNISIMFDLRPENHSDYQNFVNVTLGVILQSGIPLQQVLWLPDGFREDVKQQAPGVQHVYGRKRFENEKEPVLHVNLPYQDMSSEEIRHYRQDNISVNLYVVNQPWLFSVLWCSGVSSVTTNACQVLKEMKHPIWLLPNSTYFMIWIVVDCFSFLIIIWAFVLMKKCSHRRRPAGECAWKGSFPPSEPGSASGTLPDRV